From Bordetella flabilis, the proteins below share one genomic window:
- a CDS encoding MFS transporter: MPVALWALAAGAFGIGTTEFVIMGLLPELSRDLNVTLSSAGLLVTGYALGVFIGAPIVTPMMSRLQRKTVLLGLMLLFTVGNLACALAPGYGTLMAARVLTSFAHGAFFGIGSVVATSLVAADKKASAIALMFTGLTLANVMGVPLGTWLGQHFGWRSTFWAVTAVGIVAMAAIAFLVPRSRDDQQANFTQELRTLGRPQVLLGFLMTVLGFGGVFAAFTYIAPILTQLAGFSDAAVSPILLLFGVGLVVGNTLGGKLADRRLMPTLIGTLLILALLQAVFTFTAHAQLTAAITVGLLGAAGFATVPPLQMRVLEKAAGAPNLASAFNIAAFNLGNAAGAWVGGLTIDHGPGLAALPWVASLMTAGGLLVACYSWRLDRREQPARPGRPAAECA; encoded by the coding sequence ATGCCTGTCGCTTTATGGGCGCTTGCCGCCGGTGCCTTCGGCATCGGGACCACTGAATTCGTCATCATGGGACTGCTGCCGGAGCTGTCCCGCGACCTCAACGTGACTCTTTCCAGCGCCGGCCTGCTCGTCACGGGCTATGCGCTGGGCGTCTTCATCGGTGCGCCCATCGTCACACCGATGATGTCCCGGCTGCAACGCAAGACCGTCCTGCTGGGCCTGATGCTGCTCTTCACCGTCGGCAACCTGGCCTGTGCCCTGGCGCCCGGGTACGGCACCTTGATGGCCGCCCGCGTGCTGACCTCGTTCGCGCATGGCGCGTTCTTCGGCATCGGTTCGGTGGTGGCGACCAGCCTGGTCGCGGCCGACAAGAAGGCCTCGGCCATCGCGCTGATGTTCACCGGCCTGACACTGGCCAATGTGATGGGCGTGCCGCTGGGCACATGGCTGGGGCAGCATTTCGGCTGGCGCAGCACCTTCTGGGCTGTCACGGCGGTGGGCATCGTGGCCATGGCGGCCATCGCTTTCCTGGTGCCGCGCAGCCGCGATGACCAGCAAGCGAACTTCACGCAGGAACTGCGGACGCTGGGCCGTCCCCAGGTGCTGCTCGGTTTCCTGATGACCGTCCTCGGCTTCGGCGGCGTGTTCGCGGCCTTCACGTATATCGCGCCCATCCTGACCCAATTGGCGGGCTTCTCGGATGCGGCCGTGTCGCCCATCCTCCTGCTGTTCGGCGTCGGCCTGGTGGTGGGCAATACGCTGGGCGGCAAACTCGCCGACCGCCGGCTTATGCCGACCTTGATCGGGACGCTGTTGATCCTGGCCCTGCTGCAGGCGGTCTTCACCTTCACGGCCCATGCGCAGTTGACCGCGGCCATCACCGTGGGACTGCTGGGCGCGGCGGGATTCGCCACCGTGCCGCCGCTGCAGATGCGCGTACTCGAAAAAGCGGCGGGCGCGCCCAACCTGGCGTCGGCCTTCAATATCGCGGCCTTCAACCTGGGCAATGCGGCGGGCGCCTGGGTGGGCGGCCTTACCATCGACCACGGCCCTGGCCTGGCCGCGCTGCCGTGGGTTGCCAGCCTGATGACGGCCGGGGGGTTGTTGGTGGCCTGCTACAGCTGGCGCCTGGACCGGCGCGAGCAGCCCGCGCGCCCCGGCCGGCCCGCCGCCGAGTGCGCGTAG